CTCGTAAAATGACACCGTTCATACAACCGACTGTTCAGACTCTCTCACCAGCCACCAGATCGCCGACCTCCGGCTCTTCTTGAAGGACATCCACTCCAAGATATACCACGTCACAACGTCAGCCCCGGAGATTGAACGTGTTCTTGCCGCCACACAGAGGAACCCTTTTACCAAGCGGATAACTGACAAACTCCGTATCGCACTATACGATGGTCTAAATCACCACATGGGTCTTCACCACTTCTCCGAAGAGGAAGGTTCTCAACTCTTTGTCGCAAGGTTCTCAACTCTTTGTCGAGAGTCTCTCTGGACCAGCTCTGACTTAGTTCTCTCGACTGGTAAAAAGATCGATCGATAGCTTTCATGATCTTTCCGCACATTTCCTCAAACATTACATCATGTTTACTCGGCAAGGCTTGTCTTCTGCCGACCTGTGGAAGCTATCCCAGTCTTCCACCGAGAGCCTCCATGATATTATGGTGAGATTTAAGCAAATAGTCTCCAGGGTTCACGTCCCAGATCACACAGCCATCGAGGCTTTGATAAACTCACTTTGGATTCGTTTCAAATTCCAGGAACACCTCTATGCATATCCGACGATTTTCCTGCAAGACActttataatttgtatgcatcCTTGATATTTTCGTAGCTAAAATCATGGTGTGTGTATCATTTATATTGAAAGGATTTATATATTACCTATAtatatactctctccgtttcataaAGAATATCACTTTGATATTttcatacaaaaataattaaaatacatttaaattattattaatcatacaTATTCGACTAATAGTATTTcagataaattaaattatttataaaatcaatgtatttatagttaatattaaattaaatattgcattgaaattctaaaatgatatttttgtaataaaaaaatcttaaaatgatGCTTAATATGAAAAGAGAGTATATTAATCCGTTCATTTTTAATGACTCTCATTAGTCAAGGAACACgaatttctctctctctctctctctctctctctctctctctctctctctctctctctctctctctctctctctctctctctcctccagTTGGAATTGCCCTATATCAGATGCTTAATTAGCCAATACATGACAAAGGGCTCAAGTCAAGTCATTTAGACAGATAAAATCACATTCGGGATACAATTTTTCTGAAATTAGTTTGAAGTAAACTTGGGACATCTTACATCGGTTCTAAGAATACCAAAACCGAATATATTTCATGATATTCGGTTTGGTTCTACTTAAACCGAGAAGTTATTTAGTTTACATAAATTGAAGTAGTGAAAATAAGACACcaatatttttggcaaaaaaaaaaaataacaaaccaAGGTGGTCTTCAACGTCTACTCTCAGTGAGCCGAGGCATCCAGTGCGGCAACGTTGTATTCCCCGAGCGAACTACGATTCCGGCATCTTCTTCTCCAACTTCATTCCTTTGAGATGTGTCCCTATAAGCCATACATAAACGATACACATTATGCACGTGGCTACACAAATATCAAGgatatacaaattataattttgtggTGTTGATGTACATTAACTTAATATTAGTAGTTTCATATATGCATTGCTAAGTGAAATCTATATATAGAATGTTGAGACTTTATACCCGATAGACAAGGGAGGGTGGGGAGACATAGGTTCTGGCAACAGGTGCGGTGTCTCACATGGTGATGTTGAGGCTAACCCTTGGCTGAGGTTTTGCGGCTCAATGTCTTCACTTTGATCAACCTGCAAAATTCAATATTCGTATAACTAGTTAATATTTTTCGTTAGGGAATTATTTTAACATccaaacataaattaaatatacgtAATCTGAAAATTTTAGACTAATCTCTGAAACTTAATTAAAGGTTTTGTCATCCGTTTCACCTTCTTTATTAGCTGTTTCTTCAGTTCTTTAAGTTCCTTTTCCTATGCCAACAAAAAATCCCATATTTGTTACTTCTATTCAGAAAATGAAGTATTCTAGAccgaaaatataaatttattatttgcaaaaaaaaaaaagaagaacagcAATCTTCAAGATTACATATATACTCCAACTATTATGATTTGTACAACCCCAATAGCAAAAAAGACCGGTAGGTACCTCAAAGATGTTTACAAGGTACAAGACCATTAATATATGACCATAACAAAGAGTAATTATCTCTAAACCAGTATATTACCTTTTTCTGGAGCTGTGCTAACGATTCTACCATGAGCTGGTTCTGTTTTCCCATACCAAAACAAAAGTTACATGATTAGATGTAGTATATCCATATATCTGTGTAAATATATGCATACATACACTGAACATGATTAGACAAAAACACTTTCGTACAAATGATCTATGCATAGATCATAGGTGTACAAAATGTAAGATAATGCTTGTATAAAGACAAATAACCTTTCTAGAGCGAGTTCTCCTGAGGGAAGTATCAAGTTGCATCTCCAGACCCTGAAGCTCTCTGATACTTAGAGCATCTACCTCTTCTCCTTTTAAGTGCCTTGttatatgaaacaaaaagttaaaaatgaagatgcaatttattatattgtttaaatttagAATGTGTGTATTTATGTATGGATGATCTTTTGGTAATAAGTTTCTAACCTTAAGCTTGTTTGCATAGCATCAATCATCCTCAAGAGCTTCGAACATTCGGTTGAACACTCACCCTACAAACAATAAgaagaagtagtagaaaacaaaagttaGCCAAATTTAGGATAGTACAATGAATCATATCTAGTAGATATTTATTTAGTCATGTGCTCAAGAACCTGTGTATCCAAATTTGGTGTAGGAATATCTTGACCGGCGTATGAACACCTCTCATATCGAACAAGAATTCTCTCCATGCTAAACATCATTCAATAAAACTTGAATGACTACTCAATGTAAAACTACCATCATACAGCATGTTTAacataatgaatatatattttaaagttggtatacgttttttctttcttatgtattttggaaagataaacaaaaacatttcaAGATTTATATGcatgtaatgttttatttacAATTGAGAGCATTGATCTACATTTCCATTCATTTTGAACACTATATCAATGGATTTAGTACATGATATTTGGATTTCGATTTTAAGCCCCCGGATAGTTTCA
The Raphanus sativus cultivar WK10039 unplaced genomic scaffold, ASM80110v3 Scaffold0301, whole genome shotgun sequence genome window above contains:
- the LOC108807928 gene encoding truncated transcription factor CAULIFLOWER A-like, translated to MGRGRVQLRRIENKIRRQVTFSKRRTGLVKKAQEISVLCDADVALIVFTPKGKLFEYSAGSSMERILVRYERCSYAGQDIPTPNLDTQGECSTECSKLLRMIDAMQTSLRHLKGEEVDALSIRELQGLEMQLDTSLRRTRSRKNQLMVESLAQLQKKEKELKELKKQLIKKVDQSEDIEPQNLSQGLASTSPCETPHLLPEPMSPHPPLSIGDTSQRNEVGEEDAGIVVRSGNTTLPHWMPRLTESRR